GGCCACTACCGTGGCTGTGCGAGGTGCCCGCTTATGAGCTGGCGGTGTGAAGCGGCTTTCTCTGCTTACTCTCTTTGCCGCGGCAAAGAGAGTAAGTGCCGCCCCGCACAGGGGCAACGCTAATAGACCACTAACAATACAAGGAAAGGCCCAAATTCCAGACAAAGAAAGACCCAACTACAACCTAAACTTCCCAACCATAACCTTCAACCCCCTAGCCTGATCATCCAGCGACCTGGCCGCCGCCGTCGCCTCCTCCACCAAAGCGGCATTCTGCTGCGTCCCCGAATCCATCTGCGTCACCGCGAGATTAATCTCCTCAATCCCGGCACTCTGCTCGGAAGAAGCCGCCGAAATCTCCCCCATGATGTCCGTCACACGCTTCACCGCCTTGACGACTTCATCCATCGTCTGCCCGGCATCCTGCGCCAGCGTCGAGCCATTCCCCACCCGCTCGACCGACGTACTGATCAACCCCTTGATCTCCTTCGCCGCAGCGGCGCTGCGCTGCGCCAGATTCCGCACCTCGGCGGCGACGACCGAAAAACCGCGTCCTTCCTCCCCAGCCCGCGCAGCCTCCACCGCCGCGTTCAAGGCCAGAATGTTCGTCTGGAACGCAATCCCCTCGATCACCCCGATGATGTCGCCGATACTCCGCGCACTATCGTTGATCTCGTTCATCGTCGCGACCACGCGGCTCACCACCTCGCCGCCCTTCTCCGCGATCTCCGATGCGTTGTTCGCCAGCGTGCTCGCCTGCTTCGCGTTATCCGCGTTCTGCCGCACCGTCGACGTCAACTGCTCCATGCTGCTCGCCGTCCGCTCGAGCGCCATCGCCTGCTGCTCCGTGCGCTGCGACAGATCCAGATTGCCCATCGAAATTTCGCTCGACGCCGTCGCGATCGCATCGGCACTCGACGCAATGTCGGCCACCGTCGTCGCGAGCCCGCTCTGCATGTCGTGCAGCGCAAACAGCATGCTCGATCTGTCCTTGCGCCCCAGCGCAATCTCGTTCGACAGATCGCCCGCCGCGATCCGGCTCGCGATCTCCTTCGCGTACGCCGGCTCACCGCCGAGCTGACCCGCGAGGCGTCGCACCACCCACTCACTGATGCCGAACGCCAGCACGATCAGCCCGATCGTCATCACCGCGATCATCACGAACGACGAGTGGTAGATAAATCCCGATGCCTCGATGGTCGCCTTCGCGGCCGTACCGCGCTGCGCGACGAGCTCATCGACCATTTTTTCGAGCTTGCCGGTCTCCACCAGCAGCGACACGTCCTGCGTGCCGACCTGCCAGTTCATCTGCGACAGATCGAGCGGCTGCGCCTTCACCAGCGTCACGAAATCACGCAGGTGACCGCTCCACACCGTCACGGCGGCGGCGAATTTTTTCTGCTGGTCGACCGCTTTCGCGTCCGACGTGTCGACGTACTGTTGCAGCGTCGCGAGTTGCGCGGCCAGCCCGCTCAAACCCTTGTCGATGTCGCCGCCAAGGTCGTCGCGCTCCTTCGCGGTGGTCGCGGTCAGCAGCATCTTCTGCGCGCGGCTCGCGCGCAGCATGTGGCCACGCGCTTCTTCCGCCGCGCGGCTGGCGACGTGCCCCTGGTCGTAGATGGATTGCGCGGAGGCGTTCAGCCGGCTGATCTGCGTCAGCGAGAACACCCCGATCAGCAGCGTGCCGATCAACAGCACCGCGAAAGCGAGCCGCAACATCGCCTTCACGGACAAACCCTTCAGCCGCACGGATCGCGAGCGGCTACCCTGGCCTCGCGGCGGCAATTTGCCCGCCGCGTCCCCTTCCGGAACGAAACCCACGCCCGCCTGGCTGCCCAGCGACACTGCTTTCATATTCCCCGTCCCCACGTGTAGAGCTGCCGGCAAGGTCAGTCCCGGCATTGCTGCTTATCTCTCCGGGTCTACGGCACGATCGTCGGCGATCTTTAGCGTCGCTCGCGAAATGCCCACTTCATGCCGCCCGGTCCTCGACGCGTCGCCTTGTAAGCTTCGCGCCCGCGACCGTTTTATACATGGCCAAAAATCCTCGATCCGGATTTATCCGACGAGACCGCGGCCACCCGTGGTAACGGCAACACACTCCCGCCACGCACCGCCGCGCAGCACGCCGTTCCCCGTTTCGATGCACGGCGAACCCGCATTGACGACACCTGCATCGTCAAACCGGCCAATTCGTGTCCGATTCGTGGCCGATTCGCGACAAAACTTGTCCTTACAATTCGCTCAAGCCACATTAAACTGCGACACATAGCTGATCCCGCCGGTTAGCGCGTCGACATGCCGCAGTGGTTCGATCCCGTCGTTCAACCGCCTTTCCACGCAGACGTCACCGCGCAGACAGCGTCGAATCCTTTGCGTCACCGTCTTTTTTCGCCACCTTTCGCCATCTTTGTGCCCCAACCCTATGGAAACGAGCCTCGATAAAAGCGCCCTCGCCGGAGCGTCGGCCGCCCCCGCTTCGCAACCCGCCGCCAAGGTCCAGCGCACGGTTTACTCCGTGCTCGGTGCGATCAGCTTCTCGCACCTGCTCAACGACATGATCCAGTCGTTGATCCTCGCGATCTATCCGATGCTGAAGGACAACTTCGCGCTGTCGTTCGGCCAGATCGGTCTGATCACGCTGACTTATCAGATCACCGCGTCGCTGCTGCAACCGTTCATCGGCATCTACACGGACAAGCATCCGAAGCCGTATTCGCTGCCGGTCGGCATGGGCTTCACACTCGCCGGTCTACTGCTGATGTCGGTCGCGCCGAGCTTCGGCGTGCTGCTGGTCGCGGCGGCGCTGGTCGGCTGCGGATCGTCGGTGTTCCATCCGGAGTCGTCGCGGGTCGCGCGCATGGCCTCCGGCGGACGGCACGGTCTCGCGCAGTCGCTGTTCCAGGTGGGCGGCAACGCGGGCTCGTCGCTCGGACCGCTGCTGGCCGCCTTGATCGTGATTCCGCACGGCCAGCGCAGCATCGCGTGGTTCTCGGTGGCGGCGCTCGTCGCGATCGTCGTGCTCACGCAGATCGGCCGCTGGTACAAGCGTCATCCGTCGGTGAAGAAGGCGCGCGGCGCCGTCGCGCACGCCACGCTGTCGCGCAACAAGGTCATCTTCGCGATGAGCGTGCTGATGCTGCTGGTGTTCTCGAAGTACTTCTACCTCGCGAGCATCAACAGCTACTTCACCTTCTATCTGATCGACAAGTTCCATCTGCCGGTGCAGGCGGCGCAGATCCATCTGTTCGTGTTCCTCGCCGCGGTCGCCGCGGGTACCGTGATCGGCGGTCCGATCGGCGACCGGATCGGCCGCAAGTACGTGATCTGGGTATCGATCCTCGGCGTCGCGCCGTTCACGCTGCTGCTGCCGTACGCGAACCTGTTCTGGACCGGCGTGCTGACGGTGATCATCGGCGTGGTGCTGGCCTCGGCGTTCTCGGCGATCATCGTGTATGCGCAGGAGTTGATCCCCGGCAAGGTCGGCATGGTCGCGGGCCTGTTCTTCGGCTTCGCGTTCGGCATGGGCGGCGTCGGCGCGGCGGTGCTCGGGCAACTGGCCGACGCCACCAGCATCACCTACGTGTACAAGGTCTGCTCGTTCCTGCCGCTGATCGGCGTGTTGACGGTGTTCCTGCCGGATGTCGAGGGCAAGCGCGCGAAGGCTTGAGGAGGACGGATAGAGTCGACTGAATCCAGGCCGCTTGATATCTGCCATTGCACGTTTCGACCTGCAATGGCAGAACCGGCATGTCGGTCTTCAAGTACGGGACCCATGTTTCGCACCATGTGAATGCGCCTGGCAGGACGGTTGTCATCGGTTTTCATCTATAACGACCTGACACGGCTCAGCTAACCAAGCACACCACTGCGCCCCATCGTATCGCCCACACCCATTGCCTCACAGGACTTCGAGAGCGACCAGCCCTGTACAACGACCCGTTGCACAACCTCAGGCGTGAATTCTTTGATCACATTCCGCCTACCCATCTCTCACCTCAGTTGAAGCGTTATCCCTTTCAGAAAAGTCCAGGCGTATCGGGCCGCCATGGTGCGCGATCCAGCCGAAATGACAGGAATATCACGCCTTCAACACGTTTAATAACATCGAATCATTAATATACAGGTGCGGAGTCATTCATCCGCGCCAACAAGATTACCCTCTCGCACCAACACCCCCGCCATTGGAGATTATAGCCATGAGCACCTTTATCTACGACGAAAACAAACTGACCATACAAGGGTTCTACACTTCCGCAACGCCGAGCGAGAACAGGCAAGCCAAAAAATTAATAACCTCGACGTCAGGCGACCGATCTCTTTATGGAAATGGCAAGATGACCGGGATCTGTTTTCTAAAATATTCCTACTCTGACAACAGCGTAACCCTTGATTCATTGATGGCCGAGGAAATAGAAAACAATATTAAATCAAACATCCAGTTCCTGGAGCACGCCCAAAACACCGACATTACAACCAAAGGTTGGCTATGCTTTACAAGTGACGACGCCGGGCGCAACGATCAGTATTACCACGACTGCGCCACGCTAGTCGATACGGCGGTGCCCACCCCGACATTTACAGGGAGCAGCGTTTCCAACACCCTTCAGTTTTTCCTGCTACCACCCGTACAAAAATCAGGCGCTGTCGCCACCGAAATTTACGCATTCTATGTACCGTTGTCAGAGAATTATAGCGATCCCACGGCGCCAAGCAGTCCGTACAGCACCTACGGCACCAGTACGATTAAATTTAATGTTGCTGCACCAGTCGCTACCACGGAAGATTTCACAATGAGTGAAAAATTTGTATCCGGATCCGGCTATGACTCCTGCACCCATATCTATTATATTGATTACAACTCCTCCAAAAAAAATTCACAGATCCCACTGACCATTCTCCGCTGGGACTTCGAGACAAAGTACGCAGACGACCAAGGTTCAGGGAAAATGGTAAACATGGGGATAACCGGACATAGCGGCGTAATTTCCCTATTTACGCAAAATGGCGACCCAGGCGTTGCAAACGTCACAATATTGGCGCTCAATGCCAGCGAATCGGCCCTGTGGCCGGCAGACGACGACCACCCGCCTCACAATCAACCCTACAACTCTGCGGAGCCACTGGATTTCATCACAGACGGTTCAAGCACCGGCCTCTGGCAGACAGAGGGTATGGACGCGTTTTTTAACTCCGGATTTAATCCAGCTGGTGTCGCCGGAGTGCCGTTGGTGGTTATTTTTGGCGGGCACTTCACCGACACTGAGAATTCGCGCGGTGGTTGTACAGACTCCGACTTCAGATATAACCATCTCTACGCAAACGACTGTTTCGGCACAACACTGGAAATCATCATCGATAACGATAGCTCTGACTACTGGAATCACAACCAGGCAATCCACGCATGCAGCGTTTACTGGCCCAGCTGACTTTTCATTCAAGTCTCCCTTTGGACATCGGGCGCCGCAGCGCCCGTATCGTTTTCAGACCGGCCTGACGACCCCTTCGCTGGCCTGGCTCCATTCACGCCTTTGCGGCTCGAATTCACCAACCCTCCCGATCATGGTGAACCCGCGTTGTCCGCACGGCCCGGCCTGCTCTATGCTTGTGCCGACATATCCCAATCTCATACAGTGCAGGCTGGCCGTGGGCGCGCCGTCGGCGCTCGACCCACGCAGCAGAAGGATCGCCGCCGATGACAAGCTACCGCGACTTCCACCGCCGTTCGATCGAGAACCCCGAGGACTTCTGGCGCGACGAGGCGCGGCGGATTCATTGGGACACGCCGTTCGACACGGTGCTCGACCGCTCGAACCCGCCGTTCGCGCGCTGGTTCGTCGGCGGACGCACGAATCTGTGCCACAACGCGGTCGATCGACACCTCGCGTCGCGCGCGCAGCAGAACGCGCTGGTCTATGTGTCGACGGAAACCGGCATCGAGCGACGCTACACGTACGCCGAACTGCACGCCGAAATCAACCGCATGGCCGCGGTGATGCGCTCGCTCGGCGTGAAACGCGGCGACGTGGTGCTGCTCTATCTGCCGATGATCCCCGAAGCGCTCTTCGCGATGCTCGCCTGCGCGCGGCTCGGCGCGATTCACTCGGTGGTGTTCGGCGGCTTCGCGGCGCCGAACCTCGCGGCGCGCATCGACGATGCGAAGCCGGTGCTGATCGTCACCGCCGACGCCGGCGCGCGCGGCGGCAAGGTGATCGACTACACGCCGCTGATCGACGAAGCGCTCGCGCGCGCCAGCCACAAAACGGCGCGCGTGCTGCTGGTCGACCGGCAACTCGCGCCCGAGCGGCTGAACGCCAGCTATCTGGTCAGCTACGAGCCGCTGCGCGAACAGTTCTTCAATGCGCACGTACCCTGCGAATGGCTCGAATCGAACGAGCCGTCGTACGTGCTGTACACGTCGGGCACGACCGGCAAGCCCAAGGGCGTGCAGCGCGACGTCGGCGGCTATGCGGTGGCGCTGGCGGCATCGATGGAACATATCTTTCAGGGCAAGGCCGGCGACACGATGTTCACCGCGTCGGACGTGGGCTGGGTGGTCGGGCATAGCTACATCGTCTACGCGCCGCTGATCGCCGGCCTGACGACCGTGATGTACGAAGGCACGCCGATCCGGCCGGACGGCGGCATCTGGTGGCGTCTCGTCGAGCAGCACAAAATCAATCTGATGTTCACCGCGCCGACCGCGTTGCGCGTGCTGAAGAAACAGGACCCGGCGCTGCTGAAACAGGCCGATCTGTCGAGCCTGCGCACGCTGTTCCTGGCGGGCGAACCGCTCGACGAACCG
The sequence above is a segment of the Paraburkholderia sp. D15 genome. Coding sequences within it:
- a CDS encoding propionate--CoA ligase, with the protein product MTSYRDFHRRSIENPEDFWRDEARRIHWDTPFDTVLDRSNPPFARWFVGGRTNLCHNAVDRHLASRAQQNALVYVSTETGIERRYTYAELHAEINRMAAVMRSLGVKRGDVVLLYLPMIPEALFAMLACARLGAIHSVVFGGFAAPNLAARIDDAKPVLIVTADAGARGGKVIDYTPLIDEALARASHKTARVLLVDRQLAPERLNASYLVSYEPLREQFFNAHVPCEWLESNEPSYVLYTSGTTGKPKGVQRDVGGYAVALAASMEHIFQGKAGDTMFTASDVGWVVGHSYIVYAPLIAGLTTVMYEGTPIRPDGGIWWRLVEQHKINLMFTAPTALRVLKKQDPALLKQADLSSLRTLFLAGEPLDEPTAAWIADALGKPVIDNYWQTETGWPMLAIPRGVEALPTKLGSPGVPSAGFHLSLRNEQTGEPCPPGEKGVLTLGYPLPPGCMSTVWGDDSRFVGTYWSSVPNRQVYSTFDWGIQDEDGYVTILGRTDDVINVAGHRLGTREIEEALSSHAAVAEVAVVGVTDALKGQAAMAFVVLRDAAAYADPKRRAKLEADLAATVDRQLGAIARPARVVMVPMLPKTRSGKLLRRAIAALAEGREPGDLPTIEDPAALQQVREALDETAGKG
- a CDS encoding MFS transporter, whose amino-acid sequence is METSLDKSALAGASAAPASQPAAKVQRTVYSVLGAISFSHLLNDMIQSLILAIYPMLKDNFALSFGQIGLITLTYQITASLLQPFIGIYTDKHPKPYSLPVGMGFTLAGLLLMSVAPSFGVLLVAAALVGCGSSVFHPESSRVARMASGGRHGLAQSLFQVGGNAGSSLGPLLAALIVIPHGQRSIAWFSVAALVAIVVLTQIGRWYKRHPSVKKARGAVAHATLSRNKVIFAMSVLMLLVFSKYFYLASINSYFTFYLIDKFHLPVQAAQIHLFVFLAAVAAGTVIGGPIGDRIGRKYVIWVSILGVAPFTLLLPYANLFWTGVLTVIIGVVLASAFSAIIVYAQELIPGKVGMVAGLFFGFAFGMGGVGAAVLGQLADATSITYVYKVCSFLPLIGVLTVFLPDVEGKRAKA
- a CDS encoding methyl-accepting chemotaxis protein; this translates as MKAVSLGSQAGVGFVPEGDAAGKLPPRGQGSRSRSVRLKGLSVKAMLRLAFAVLLIGTLLIGVFSLTQISRLNASAQSIYDQGHVASRAAEEARGHMLRASRAQKMLLTATTAKERDDLGGDIDKGLSGLAAQLATLQQYVDTSDAKAVDQQKKFAAAVTVWSGHLRDFVTLVKAQPLDLSQMNWQVGTQDVSLLVETGKLEKMVDELVAQRGTAAKATIEASGFIYHSSFVMIAVMTIGLIVLAFGISEWVVRRLAGQLGGEPAYAKEIASRIAAGDLSNEIALGRKDRSSMLFALHDMQSGLATTVADIASSADAIATASSEISMGNLDLSQRTEQQAMALERTASSMEQLTSTVRQNADNAKQASTLANNASEIAEKGGEVVSRVVATMNEINDSARSIGDIIGVIEGIAFQTNILALNAAVEAARAGEEGRGFSVVAAEVRNLAQRSAAAAKEIKGLISTSVERVGNGSTLAQDAGQTMDEVVKAVKRVTDIMGEISAASSEQSAGIEEINLAVTQMDSGTQQNAALVEEATAAARSLDDQARGLKVMVGKFRL